Sequence from the Phragmites australis chromosome 6, lpPhrAust1.1, whole genome shotgun sequence genome:
atttttttttttggatcttTATGTGTTTAACATATGATTTGGTATATGTGGTTGAGTTCTGCTCACCTCCGGTGCCTGTACCATTCTGCTCACTAGCTGTGCCTATAACATTTATGTATCCACGTTACATGGATTCTTGAACTTGCAACATCAAGTTATCTTATGAACTACATTGCAGGTTGAAGGTGATCTTGTTGCTATTACACTGGATCCTGTTGTTTACTGGACCAGAATGAAAGGACCGAATGTTGCATGCAACCCTCTGATGGGAGGAGATTCTGTGGTTCACGAGGTTGGTGAAACAAATGGGAATCATGGTTGGAAGAAAGGACAGGCAGATGTCAGCTGCAGGTTTGAAAATTGCAGTAATGGTGTGCCTGTTTTGGACAGGATGCATCTCCATCACAAGAACAGTGGTTTTAGTCAAGCTGTTAAGTGTGAAAATGGGAATGCTACTGTCCCAGAAAGTTACAAGAGAGACTTGAATGATGGAAAGAGTGAAGCTGcaagagcattacaaaggatcTGTGCCATGAtatactctcgcccaagcagaCGTCCTACTGGGAAAGTATTATCAGTCATAAAGAAGTCCCCGCGCCGTGATGCTGTTGTAGGTTTCCTTGCTCCTTTCTCAGAGTTCCCAGATGGGGAGCAACAGAAAACTCAGATGAGTGTAAAGAGGATGAACCACAGAGCACAATCAGATTTTACAGGCTTGATTCTTCTCTTGCCTACTGACCCCAAATTCCCTCAGATGGTTGTTAGCGTTAGCGCTTTGCCAGATTGTGTTAGACAGAGCCTCAAAGAAGGTGATGCAGCTATAGAGAAGGAATTGGTTGCTGCACGAATTGATGAATGGAATGAGGAAAGTCCCTTTCCCTGTGCTCATATCATACAGTTCTTGGGGAAGGGTGGACATGTTAAAACACACATGGATGCTATATTATTTGAGAATGCAATACCTGATCCTGAGTTTTCTCCCGAGTCCATGGCATGCCTTCCTGACATTTGTTGGATGATTCCTCAGGAAGAACTTGATGCAAGAAAGGACTTGAGAAATGTCTTGACCTTTACAATAGACCCTCCTACTGCTTCTGATCTTGATGATGCTATATCAATTGAGACACTTCCAGGAGGAATTGTCCGTATTGGGGTTCACATTGCAGATGTTTCTTACTTTGTCCATCCAGAGACTGTGTTAGATGCTGAAGCTCAGAGTCGATCTACTAGTGTTTACACCTTGCGGCGTAAAATATCAATGTTGCCTTCGAGACTTTCAGAAGAGCTGGTTTCTCTTAATCCAGGTGTAGACAGGCTTGCCTTTTCAATTATTTGGGACATTGATCCTCATGGGAACATAATTAGTCGTTGGATTGGTCGAAGCATAATCTTTTCATGCTGCAAGCTGTCATATGACCTTGTGCAGGATTTGATTTGTAGTGACTCCAGTCAGTCTAGATCTGCTGTTTCTTCTCTTCAAGTACATGGTATATTTGAGCAAGAGGATGTTATTGAGTCCCTTGCATGCCTATACGAGGTCTCACAAAATCTGAAGGAAATTAGATTCAAGGGTGGAGCTCTTTCTCTTGACACTGCAAAGCTTATGGTCTTGTTTGATGAAGCTGGGGCACCATGTGATAGCTATCGCTCTGTGAGGAATGATGCATGCTTCATTGTCGAGGAGCTAATGTTGTTGGCGAATGTGTCAGCTGCAGAAGTTATATCTAATGCATACCCTGATTGCGCCCTACTTCGTAGGCACCCTGAACCTAATTTGCGGAAGTTCAGAGAGTTTGAGGCGTTTTGTGCTAAGAATGGTTTTGAATTGGATGCTTCATCATCTGGTCAACTTAACCTTTCACTTTCTCGAATAAAGGAAAAGTTGCAAGATGATCTTGTTCTGTTTGATATTCTCATGTTTTATGCGTCAAAGCAAATGCAGTCAGCAGAATACTTTTGCACAGGGGACCTGATAAGTAGGAAGGATGATTGGGCTCATTATGCGTTGTCTGTCCCTTTATACACACACTTCACTTCACCGCTTCGAAGATATCCTGATATAATTGTTCACAGGATGCTGAATGCGGTAATTGAGGCTGAACAAGTGTATCTGAAGCAAAAGAAATCTTCCACAGGCCAGAATGGAGTGAAAGCAGCATCTTGTGAAATGATGGACAGATGTTTTACAGGCCTCCAATTTAGTAAGGATGCCGCTGAATCTGAAGAAGGGAAAAAAGCACTTTCTGCTGCAGCTAAGAAGTTTAAGGTCCCTTCCTCTGAAAATCTTCGAGTGGTTGCTGAACACTGTAATGAAAGAAAGTGGGCTGGTCGTCGTGCAGAAGAAGCTGGACAGAAGCTCTACATGTGGGCTCTGATAAGGAACAAAGAGGTAAAACATGGCGCATCATCATTTCTAGCTTCCCAACAAGTTTTTTTAATGTAAGCTTTATTTTGAAGTAatgttgtttttatttttgcagATCGTGGTCTGCAATGCTAGAGTTCTGGGGCTTGGACCAAGATTCATGTCAGTTTATGTGCCCAAGCTTGCGGTATGAATTTTCTGACCTCCTTTAATTGAAGCACCTGCTTCATTTTGCTTCTTCACTCACCTTAATGTGATTTTATGATGCAGATGGAACGGAGGATATATTATGATGAAGTTGAGGGCTTATCTGTTGAGTGGTTGGAAGCGACTGGAACGTTGGTGCTTGATGCATGCAGGAACAAGCCTTCTCAAAGGAGAGGAACTCAGGTGAAGTGCAGGGCAATCGAGGAAGTCGTGATGCTGGTGAACCCTTCAGAGTCAATGTTatctgaagaagatgaagaatcaGGAGCAACAGAAGCTGGCGGCCACACTGCCAAGTCAGTTTTGCTGAGTGACGGCGCAGTGAAAGCTCAGGCTGCCCCAGCTATCCTGCCCCTGGTGATGCATTACCTGAGCGACATTCCTGTGGTTCTTCATGCAACTGGTGGTGAGGATTGTGCGGTGGACATTGGAGTAAGGCTGTACATGGCGTCATACTTCAAGTGATAGGAAACATCCCATTATGACAGGAAATAATCGGTTAATTTTAGCATTTTCTCAGTTGAACAAAAGCAATAAAATGACGGTAGGCAGACGCCAACTTAGTGCTGTAGATATTTCTTTCTTGTATAGGTAATTAGCTACTCTTCTCCGTTACTTACCACCCTGTGAGATTTGAGGGTTTGCGCTGAGTCAAGTGGCTTTCGTTTTTATTCCCAGGCTGCTTGATCACCAGGTACTACCAGACTGGCCGAAGAGTGACTCTATATCAGTGATGTATTTGATTAGTCTCTTTAATATTTTTGTTCTAGTTTGCGAAACCACTTGCAGCTTTTTAACTGGTGGGTTCACTAGGCTGTTCGATCTGTCGATTTGCTACTTTGAAATAAAAGCTTTGTTAATGACTGTCCATTGGTGCCGTTTATGTTCTTCACTTATTTCGTGAGGACAACCAGTGCCTCATTTTGTACTATGATCAAGTTGTCCTTCAATGCAGTTGCAGTTTTACATGTGCGGATCATGCGAGCAACTCTGATCAAACGATACTACTGCAGGATTTGTCATTTGTCCATTTGGTTATAGACTACTGCGGTTTGGTTATGTTAAATGATATAATTTGTTCGATTTTCCGCTTCATGTTGGTTTAACAACTAAATGTCAGCTTTAGAATGGTTAATAAATGCACTATATTTTAGTTTTATATGTGATTTTGCATTGGAATCCATAAAAAATGGATATGCAGGTCAGGTGGTCCTGAGCATTGTATTGGCCACCTGGTGAGCAAAACCGGAACATGGCCAGTTTCCAACCCCCCAAACCGGTCCAGATTCATTtgctaaatttgaatttgaatctgaATTTGGTAGTTGACAGCTAGGCACATATGCACGTTTCTACTGAACTGGTGATAGAAGCGTAAGGGAGTGAACCAGGAGGGGTGCATAACCACTTCAGAATTTCCGATACGCACCGGTTTGACCTAAACTGGCAATAGCCGACAGTGTGAATTAGGACTTTAGAAGGGGCTCGACCAATTCATTTTTTCCCAATACCCGTGGTGTTCAGAAAACCGGTCGAACCTAGTTCTATAAGCCCTGCCTTAAGTCATGATATGCCTTTGACAGTTTACCTTGGAATGACAACAATGAAGCAACAACCAGTACGTCCATGTTTCGCTAACTGGTAGCAAGAAAATTACAGTATTTACAAATCTGAGCAAACTCGCTTGAGAAAAGCAAGTCCCCAGTACTCCTACTTGGGTCCTGCGCACAAAATATCTTGCAAAGCCTACTAAAACTGTACAGATGTAACATGTGTATGTTTGGCAGCTCAAACTGACTAACGAACGATCACCATCGACAAATTCCTGGTTTGTCGGTCTGGCATAGTGTGAGCATCTCCTCGTACTTCGAAGGATAGACGAAGCCCCACAGCTGCATTACACAAGAAAACAACAGTCAAATATCTCTCTAACTAATTTGCTGAACATGTGGATGTCCACACAAATGACAATCTTTATGGACTTGCAAACCTCTGTTTCAATTTGTTGATGGATCTTACAATGCTAAGAAATCCCAACTAAACTGATATTATTTCAGTTGCAAGACCCCCAAACCCAGATACTCCAATTTCTTGAGTTAAGCAGTTAAGATACCAATTACAGTTGCAAGTTGCTACATTCAACATGAAGCTTCGTGATCATATGGCTGTAATAACGTACACCAGTGAAAAAGACAGAACACACTGCTTCAGTATTTTAAATACCTCAACTTCTTTCACTGCAAAGTCTGGGGAATGCGATAGACACTGGTTGTTAAATGTCTCCGAATTGGAACTTGAACCACTCAAACTGCAGAGTAATGCAGATAAAAGGTGAGGTTGTGAAGGCCATTAACAGTAACTTAGCTACAGCGGTCAAAGGTACGAAATAGATATAAGAAAGAGGAGGGCGAAAGATATTACAGGTCTGCATCTAGATAAAGTGCAAaatgacctcctcctcccagtgCCAAATAGTCAGTGGAGCACACCGTGAAATAGTTATTAGCACCTACAATAAGCAATTTTTCAATAGCTTAGAAGCGTAAGACAATACAAACAAAATGTAGTACGAATGCACATTTGGGAGCCAATCCTTTTGCTGCCTGTAGGTATAAGGCAAATAGATCCTAATAATAACATATGCAGCAAACGGATTCATCAGAACCCACATAAAATATGCTAATGGCACAAAAAAAAGTCGCTGCAGTGCTGGTTGCCATGTAGCTAGGAAGCATGGAATATATCGCGAAagattttgttcttttttcgtCATATTTTGATTTTCTCGTGCAAAGATCGTAAAGTGAATATTACCGGTTGGCCGATATATAGCAAGGTGGTTGTGCAAATTAGTGAAAACAAAGCAATTATTGGTCCCctgcaagattaatttcaaaaTAATAAGTATAAGGTAAATAGGTAACAAAAGAAATTATTAGAATATGTAGTCGGAACCTGATACTTCTTTGCACTGGTTGGTTGCAATGGAGCCTCAACTAAACCACCAAAAACTGCCCCATTTTGATCCCCAACTGCCTATAACATAATGCATCAACAAATGAATAATGGAAAATTGACAATTTGAAACtgtaggcaaaaaaaaaaactaagatcaTACGAGACCTAAGATCATATGAGATGATAGTATGGAGAGACATAAAAATCCACATTGCCAAGAATATAGCAACTTACTGGAGTAAAATAAGACCTATCATTTAAGTATGAACACACCGTTTGGATCAACATAATAATAATACTGATCACTACAACAGGCTGCCGTCTTTCAAGGAATGGTGGAGTGATAACAAACAGAACAGCATTGAGCTGCTTAGGAAACATTAACATACCAAAAGTGAGTAACCAGGGCAAAGCATGCTCCTCCTATATAAAGTAGATAAAGATATGCCATGCCTCCATGTGCTGCACAGTTGTGAACATAAACATGAGATAGCAGTGGACACACATGATCTTAAGTCACAACAGCAGAAACAGACATGTTTTGAACCTGTATAGCAAGACCCAGTTCCTTCCCTGGGCAAGAACAGGGAGAGAGGTGTAAAGAATTGATCGCATCATTTCTGACAAAAGAACAGATGGCTCTGACATAGTTGGCAAATTACTGACGGAAGCAACTTCCGTTGATTCCTCAAGCTCCAATACAGGTGCTACTGATTCAGTATGATTTACTGTCTCCCTGCCCATTTTAGGCTCAGCAGTTTGTTTGAAACCACCAATCCTAACCGCCTTGTTAATGATTTTTCCAATGGAATGCTTTCCTCTACTCAGCAGCCCTGTCCTTCCCTTGTTTCCCTTCCCCACTGGTGTTAAAGTTGGGTATCCAATATTCCCATTCTGCTCAGGAATTATCTCCATTGAATCGTTATTAGAGCTAGATGACGACAAAAATGAGATCAAGAATGCTCTAAAGGAAGATGTGTCAGGGCCATCAAGAACGTCAGAACTGTGCTCAGAATCTTTATCATTCTCTGAATTTTCCACCACTTCTTCTACCTCCTGCAAAATCCAAAGAAATTGAAATGTAAACTTTCCAGAACACAGGCTGGTGGTTGGAATGAATCGCAGTAAGTGCTGGTACTAACTGGAACCAAACATACGTATAGAAACCACCCTTAAAATTTAGCTGAATGCAACAGGTTACAACATGAAAGACAAAGAATGTAGCACTGAAAAGCTTTCAAACGATCGCCCGAATAACTTCACCATTGCAGCTACAACTATCAGTCGATCACTGCAGTTGACAACCAACACTGCATAGAACTCAGGTTCCATCAGAAGTTTCCAGCGTGACATGAACACAGGAAACGCAAGACACATTGACGAAATCAACCTAGTTCACTGTGCTCTCGAAACAAAAAGGGCATCCGAACACTAAGAATAAACCTAACACAAAATTGCCCAACCAAGTAAAGAGCCCTATTTGTCATGGACCTCCCAGTTCCGCCCAAACTCATCCCCGAAAAGGCAAATCCTCTGCATGAACTAAACAGGCTACCTACAGTTTCCACCAATCAAAGCAGGTCCTAATTAGCAGCACGCAACAGCGAACAGCCTTAAAAAACCCAGGAATTGCACACCAGACCCTAACAATAGCACGCCCCAGCTGCGAAATCACTCCAAACCATGCAAATATCTCTGCCAGACTCGCCCAATCGCGAGAATCGAGAACGCGAGCGACACCCAAATTCAAAACCGGACCAGATCGTCCacacgagggagggagggggatcCGGGGTCTCACGGGGAGGTGGGAGGTCTCGCGCTCGGAGATGGGGTTGAGGATGACGGTGGTGAGGTCGGACACGAAGTGCGCCGCCTTGCTGCCCAGGGACGGCAGGTAACCCATCGATCCTTCCAACGCCACACCACGCGCGTCCGCTCCCGGGGGGCGCGCTCCGCGTGCGTCCGTCTCCACGTCCTGCGCCGCGCGGCTTCTATATTCGGGAGGAGCCGCGAGCTCGCCCGTCCCTGACGCTTCTGGAGCCGCTCGCGCTCGGGGGAGTTCCTGCTCGGTTGTGGGGAGGGATGCGGAGACGGCGGAGTGGCTTCAACCTCAAGAGGAGACGAGCGGATTTGGACTTGGTTTTCCTCGCAGCTGCTGTTCGGTGGTGAGTCTGgatcggattttttttttctctccctctttcCCGGTAGCGTTGTGGCGTTGTCCGCGGCGTTAGAGCAACTCTAACCGAGTTACTATTTTTCCCTCCCTAGGTTTCTGATTACAGAGCTCACTACTTATATTCTCCTTTCTAC
This genomic interval carries:
- the LOC133921203 gene encoding DIS3-like exonuclease 2, with protein sequence MRATGEHTAAVPIPAPPLPPLASAAEDAEKEKRRNRRRPKQGGTAPVAAPQGPDADAAGPRSCRSMTPMYVGGTRLDAAEVEASTAGTSQSCPLLPAPIRPEASVARVDCGAAGRRYFQPHLPEQAVEEAIKRGNVFVGKFRVNAHNRNEAYCTIDGIPVDILITGLAQNRAVEGDLVAITLDPVVYWTRMKGPNVACNPLMGGDSVVHEVGETNGNHGWKKGQADVSCRFENCSNGVPVLDRMHLHHKNSGFSQAVKCENGNATVPESYKRDLNDGKSEAARALQRICAMIYSRPSRRPTGKVLSVIKKSPRRDAVVGFLAPFSEFPDGEQQKTQMSVKRMNHRAQSDFTGLILLLPTDPKFPQMVVSVSALPDCVRQSLKEGDAAIEKELVAARIDEWNEESPFPCAHIIQFLGKGGHVKTHMDAILFENAIPDPEFSPESMACLPDICWMIPQEELDARKDLRNVLTFTIDPPTASDLDDAISIETLPGGIVRIGVHIADVSYFVHPETVLDAEAQSRSTSVYTLRRKISMLPSRLSEELVSLNPGVDRLAFSIIWDIDPHGNIISRWIGRSIIFSCCKLSYDLVQDLICSDSSQSRSAVSSLQVHGIFEQEDVIESLACLYEVSQNLKEIRFKGGALSLDTAKLMVLFDEAGAPCDSYRSVRNDACFIVEELMLLANVSAAEVISNAYPDCALLRRHPEPNLRKFREFEAFCAKNGFELDASSSGQLNLSLSRIKEKLQDDLVLFDILMFYASKQMQSAEYFCTGDLISRKDDWAHYALSVPLYTHFTSPLRRYPDIIVHRMLNAVIEAEQVYLKQKKSSTGQNGVKAASCEMMDRCFTGLQFSKDAAESEEGKKALSAAAKKFKVPSSENLRVVAEHCNERKWAGRRAEEAGQKLYMWALIRNKEIVVCNARVLGLGPRFMSVYVPKLAMERRIYYDEVEGLSVEWLEATGTLVLDACRNKPSQRRGTQVKCRAIEEVVMLVNPSESMLSEEDEESGATEAGGHTAKSVLLSDGAVKAQAAPAILPLVMHYLSDIPVVLHATGGEDCAVDIGVRLYMASYFK
- the LOC133921205 gene encoding uncharacterized protein LOC133921205 — encoded protein: MGYLPSLGSKAAHFVSDLTTVILNPISERETSHLPEVEEVVENSENDKDSEHSSDVLDGPDTSSFRAFLISFLSSSSSNNDSMEIIPEQNGNIGYPTLTPVGKGNKGRTGLLSRGKHSIGKIINKAVRIGGFKQTAEPKMGRETVNHTESVAPVLELEESTEVASVSNLPTMSEPSVLLSEMMRSILYTSLPVLAQGRNWVLLYSTWRHGISLSTLYRRSMLCPGYSLLAVGDQNGAVFGGLVEAPLQPTSAKKYQGTNNCFVFTNLHNHLAIYRPTGANNYFTVCSTDYLALGGGGHFALYLDADLLSGSSSNSETFNNQCLSHSPDFAVKEVELWGFVYPSKYEEMLTLCQTDKPGICRW